The sequence below is a genomic window from Gadus morhua chromosome 12, gadMor3.0, whole genome shotgun sequence.
GAGAATTATGACAAGGGTTTTCGTTTAGACATGTCATCTTGATCACACTGGCAGCTTGACATGTGTCATGTTATGTCTGTAGACCCCATGATGGTTGGTGCTGCTGCCAGTGCTTTCTATATCAATGATGCTGCCACAGTGATGCCCAAGGCTGTTGTGGCCAAGGCCCGTACATACTTCGCTGGAGCTTATGCTGATGTTCTTGAGGTCAGATTAATTTATAAAATTTGATGCATAATATAAGAGCAACAAATATCTAACTCTAGCCTGAACCTTCTGCATAACTTAACATTGGTGATGAAAGAACAACTATGTTCTGAATATGTTAATTAAAAAAGGATTACACtttgattgtattttatttcagcTTGGCGTCAGAACCGAGGGAATCCAGGAAGCCCTCTTGAAGTTGCCCCAGGCTCCTGTGGACGCTGATAGGATCACAAAGATTAAGCACTTCATCCGGGCAGTAGGTTTCTGCCATCACTTCAACAGCAGACTATGACTTCCACACACATGTCAAGCACCACCGTAGAGCTGACAATGATCTCTTTTCTTCAGATTTCCAACTGGAGGGCCACCGCTGTGAACCAGCCACTGGCCTCCGTTTACGTGAAGTTCTTTGGACAGGAAATTGGTTTCGCCAGCATTGACAAAGCCATCATTGATCAGCTCATCCAGGTAATGTGTAAAGTTACAAACTATTCTTAAGtaaattaatacatttaacAACATCTAACATTAAACCAAAAGCAACGTTTTAATCGTGGCTTGTTTTCCATACAGGTCGCCTCCGGACCTAGCATTGCCACTTATGGAAGAAAGGCCCTGGAGGCCCTTCTCTCCGGTTTCTCCTTCCACTATGCCAAACCCATGCTGGTTGCTGAGGTGCGTCGCATCATGCCGTCCAACACCGGTCTGCCCATAGAGCTCAGCTTCTACACCGCTGCTGTGGCGGCTGCCACTGTTGAGTGTAAGCTCCAGAAACGTAACCTAACGCAAGCAAAATATAGTATTGCAAATTTGACCTGCTTTTTCACTGACAATGTTCTCTGAATTACAGTCGCAACCACCgtgtctcctcctctacctctgaaCTTTGCTGCTGCTCAGCTTCTTAAGTCCGACATTGAGATCAGAACCGCGGTTACTCCAAGGTAAGACAAAACAGAGACGCTGCTTGTgccagaaaatgttttttttgcttgcAAACATGATCATAAGATGCATTTCAATTCCTAATAAGGACCGTAATCATGACTGCTATTTCATCCATGTTCCATTCCTTTGTGACCTTCAGTGTTTCCATGCATACTTATGCTGTCATGGGCGTGAACACCGCCTTGATCCAGGCTGCCATCATGTCAATCGCCAAAATTCACACAATTGTTCCTGCAAAGATTGAAGCAAGAATTGACGTTATCAAGGGCAACTTCAAGATTCAGGCTTTGCCTGTCCAGGGTTTAAATAAGATCACAGCTGCAACGTATGTCATTTTTCTCTCTGCCGATCATTCAGATAATAATTTTGAAATAGTATTTTGAAAAAGCCTAAggttctctcttctcttgcaGTGTGGAGACCTTTGCCATAGCAAGAAATGCTGAAGACCTTGCAGCTGCAAAGCTTACCCCAATGATTCCAGTAAAGTCCAACACACTGTCACGTGAAATATTTACTTCAAAGATCGCTTCCAAGTTGGCTTCTTTGACATCCTCTCTGGGTAGTGGATTGGTGAGTTTGGGACCTGCTCtttggaaaacacaaacaaatgcaataTTTACAGATTCATAGTTTTAGGAATATTGTCCGAATTTCATTTTGTATTGCTTTGTTTTTACAGTCCAAATCATCAGAAATCATTCCTGTTGATTTGCCTGGGAACCTCATCAGGAAGATCAACCTCAATGCTGCCTTTGCTAAGAAAATGTGCGGTGAACTTAAAACATTCGGAATCAAGGTATGCGCCGAGATTGAATCCCGGAACGCCGCCGCCATCAAGGACTGCCCACTATATGCCGTTGTTGGAAAACATGCCCTCATTCTCGAGATTTCACCAggcaaatacaaatatttaaatgattacaaTTATAATACATTGGATTgcatataaatatttaaatcaaataacTTTTATCAACCATTTGCCTCCAGCCGCTGGACCTGTGATTGAGAAGATCGAGGTTGAGATTCAAGTTGGCGAGAAGGCTGTGGAGAAGATCATCAAGGTGATCAACAGGAGCCAGGAGGAAGAAACCGTCGAGGAGAGGAACGTCTTGCTGAAACTCAAGAAGATCCTGGTTCCCGGTCTGAGGAACGCCACCagatcttcctcttcctccagcagctctaGTTCCCTCAAATCCAGCTCAAGCAGCAGTTCTAGCAgccgctcttcctcctcatcctcctcctcctcctcctcctcctcatccagcgCCCGCGTGTCGAAGGTGATGCTTGTTTTTGGTCTCAATTCCTGGGCttgaaaaaaacatcaacatcaacacatGAAATAGATTTTTGTTTTAAAGTAAAAGTTTGTTAAATGtcttcttgttttgttttatttcagcAACAGTCATTCGAGATGAAGTTTTCCAAGACTCACATCCACCAGGTGTGTTATATGTAATTTCTCGTTGAAGAAATATAATTATACCAGTAGTTATGCATATTGGTCGTTGCGTTATGTATTTCACTCCCCTATtatcttttatgtttttcagCATTCCGTTTCCGCAGCCAGAACATCAAGCAGAAGTAGCGCTGCCAGCTTCGAGGCCATCTACAACAAGGTGCAGTCATCAGAAAGAATCAATGCATGTGATGGGTCACATTGAACACTCAATGATTGCTGGTGCTAAGCTTATCCCTTCTGTATGAATCCTCAGGCCAAGTACCTTGCGAACGCCATCAATCCCACTGTGACAATCCTTGTCCGTGCTGTGAGAGCTGACCACAAGGCCCAGGGATACCAGGCCACAGCCTACTGGGACAAGCCGGCTTCCAGAGTCCAGCTGATCCTCGCTAACCTGGTGGAGgaaaaccactggaggatctgCGCTGACGCCGTGCTGCTCAGCTATGAGAAAATCATGGTAAAACCTTCTTCAGCGACAACCCCGAATTCAGCTCCAGGAACAGCTATCATCGTTTTCTGTGTTTTGCATGCTTGAAATTAATATTTGTCATTTTCAATTAGGCCAAGGTTGCCTGGGGAATTGATTGCAAGGAATTCGAGACCAAGATCAATGTTGAAACTGGGCTGGTTGGAAAAAGCTCTGCGATGCGCCTGAAGTTTACCTGGGACAAGCTTCCAACTTCTGCGAAGCGCTATGCCAAGATGTAAAGCCACAAATCATACCGACTTAATCATAACATTTAGCATTGAACATTTAGCTGAATGTATAATATATGAATTTCTTCCTGATCAAGGCTGTCAGACTACCTCGGAAATGCTGCACAGTTGGCAGGCTTGGAAATGTCAAAGGCTAAGAATTCTCTGAAACAATTGAAACTGACTTTGGCTTTGACATCTGACAAAACTCTAAATGTTGTGCTGAAGACACCAAAGGTAGGCTTCTCCTAAATATAGTAGtttgaaaaaatacaaaaaagatcATTGTTGTGCCGTTCCTTTAATTCTTGGTGATCAATATCAAAACATTACTTTTCCTATACAGAGAACCTTCTACAAACTGGCTGTGATCCTTCCTGTCTACATCCCTGTTGGAAATACAGCTGATGAGTTGGTGGCCTATCAGAACAGTCTATCTGATAAGATTATATATGTGCTCACCAAAGCAAATGCAGGTAAGCCtcgatttaaaataaattactttCCGTGTTATTTACTTTCTACAaaagaatgaaaacaaaatatGCGTTCTTTGATTAATCTGTCTCATTTTGCAATAGCTGTGTGCACCATCGTCAATGACAAGGTGACCACGTTCAACGAGCGCATCTTCAAGAACCAGATGCCCGAATCTTGCTCTCAAGTTTTGGCACAGGACTGCACCGAAGATCTGAAATTCATTGTTCTGCTGAAGAAGGATCTGGCatccaacaaaaaacaaatcaatgtGAATATTGCTGACATGTGAGTAAATCCCTTCCAAGAGTTCATTGGACGTATCGACACGTTCATCGACCCATGTATCTATAAAGACCCCTTACTATTTATTTTCACAGTGAGGTTGACCTAATTCCCCTGAACAACAACATCATCGTGAAGATCAATGGAGTCATATTGCCCACTGCCAACCTGCCGTACCAGCACCCTACAAGTACATAAGTAACACTGTGAACTGGAACTACAGCCCAATACGTGATGTATTGTACCAGTAATATTTATACCTGTGATTATTTCAGACAAAATCCAGATCAAGAAGCTGCGTGAGGGCATTGCTCTCCATGCGCCAAGCCATGGTCTTCAAGAGGTGTTTTTGGACGCCAACACATTGAAGGTATCAATAAAAAAAGCCAATGCAATGCACCATTTTCCTCTCCTATATGACACAAGGAGGTTCCTTATCAGTGGATCATTCTGTTCACAGGTCAAGGTGGCCGACTGGATGAAGGGACAGACCTGTGGACTCTGTGGAAAGGCTGACggagaggtcagagaggagtACCAGACCCCCAACGGGCGTCTCGCCTCAAACTCAGTCAGCTACGCTCAATCCTGGGTGATCCCTGCCGAGAGCTGCCGCGACCTCTCAAGTAAGACCAGTGGATGATATGGCCAAGGCTTGGTTGAGTTTATCAGCTTGGTGCACAGTTACAAAATGTGTTTAAGCTTCAAACTGGGTTTTGATGTTAATCATTCGGTTGACTACAAAATGCATATCATAACTTTGGAATTactttttcttctccttcagAATGTTACATGAAGCTTGAATCTGTGAAGCTGGAGAAGCAAATGATCCTCCATGGAGAAGAGTCCAAATGCTTCTCCGTTGAGCCTGTGTTGCGCTGCCTGTCTGGTTGCACCCCACTGAAGACCATCCCTGTCACCGTTGGTTTCCACTGTCTGCCCGCCGGTAAGTCAAAACCCCTTAAAGACAGGGGCGCTTCGTagtgggggacgggggaggttggggtgtttgactccccagCCCGAAAGGTGCTTGGTTCGAACCCCAATATCAACAGACTACTTGTAGACATTCCTAGAGCAAGATGCATAACCTAATGCCTAACCTTCTCCTTTCTAAATAACATCTGTAATTCACTGGAGCTTGCTTTCAATGAAAGGGTCTGCAATGAAAGTGATCAAATAATGTAGTATTCTAAACTGCTTTGTTCTCCATCGTCCCTGTAGATTCTAACATGAGTTCCACCCATCTGAACAACATCTATGAGAAGAGCGAGGACCTGAAGGAGAACACCGAAGCCCACCTGGCCTGTCGCTGTTCAGCACAGTGCGCTTAAGAAAACTTAGACTATATGTTCCCTATTGTATTGTACAAATGGTAGTATGGAGGATTAATCGATATTCCTTACCCTACTGCATGTATTAGGTGTCTGTATTATGTTCTAATAAAACCTGCATTCATTTCCATGGCAGACTTTGTGCATTAATTATTTTGCCACTGTTTGCGCTCATCTTTGGAAAATAGAGTCTTAACACATGACCGTGAATATTGGGATATTCTTAAAAAAAAGGACCTGCAACTGCAAGACAAATTGCTATGCTTGCTAAAGTCTGATTCCTGAACTACATCTACAACCACATGTCACACAAAATACCGTAATTGCATTCAAGGCCACTGAGCATACACACATGTTTGTAGTTCAATATAAGAAATTAAAACATAGGCCCCATTATGGAGTCtaactcggtgaatgtgaaggatgtttggtttgatagttatgacgaagagggaacgctccgttcacttgcatggacagagtctctggttgctaagcaacctcaacgtcttggcggactgcttctctgctgatcaacactacgaatgctggaaacacaccagacacaccatgtgaagttattgaacccgattattgttatttatat
It includes:
- the LOC115555766 gene encoding vitellogenin-2 — protein: MKGLIVLAVSLVLVASIELKYAPEFAVGKTYTYKYEAVILGGLPEAGLARAGVKLSSKVIINAEAPNTFLLKLVDPELYEYSGIWPTDPFVPATKLTSALAAQLLTPIKFQYANGVVGTIFAPAGVSTTVLNVFRGVLNLLQLNIKKTQNVYELQEAGTQGVCRTHYVIREDVKTERLHLTKTKDLNHCQELIHKDIGLAYTEKCVQCQAQGMALKGAVAVNYILKPAATGALLLEATATELIQFSPFNILNGAAQMEAKQLLTYVGISKTPVLPIAAAYIPRGSLQYEFATELLQTPIQLLRITNVEAQIVEVLIHLVTYNVAKVHEDAPLKFVELIQLLRVVSYERIDALWSQYKVKPAYRHWFLNAVPAIGTHVSLKFIKEKFHLDDISVVEAAQALIGSIHMVTADLESIKLVEAMISHHKIQANAVLREVVMLGFGTMVNKYCVATPLCPVDLVKPIHDLLIQSVAKVDIDGAIIALKVLGNAGHPASLKPIMKLLPGFSTAAAALPLNLHIEAILALRNIAKKEPKLIQDLAVQVFMDKALKAEIRMAAALVLFETRLPMGLVTAIADATLKESNLQVASFVYSYMKSMTKNTAPDYASVAAACAVAMRMLSPKFDRLSLRFSRALYLDAYHNPMMVGAAASAFYINDAATVMPKAVVAKARTYFAGAYADVLELGVRTEGIQEALLKLPQAPVDADRITKIKHFIRAISNWRATAVNQPLASVYVKFFGQEIGFASIDKAIIDQLIQVASGPSIATYGRKALEALLSGFSFHYAKPMLVAEVRRIMPSNTGLPIELSFYTAAVAAATVEFATTVSPPLPLNFAAAQLLKSDIEIRTAVTPSVSMHTYAVMGVNTALIQAAIMSIAKIHTIVPAKIEARIDVIKGNFKIQALPVQGLNKITAATVETFAIARNAEDLAAAKLTPMIPVKSNTLSREIFTSKIASKLASLTSSLGSGLSKSSEIIPVDLPGNLIRKINLNAAFAKKMCGELKTFGIKVCAEIESRNAAAIKDCPLYAVVGKHALILEISPAAGPVIEKIEVEIQVGEKAVEKIIKVINRSQEEETVEERNVLLKLKKILVPGLRNATRSSSSSSSSSSLKSSSSSSSSSRSSSSSSSSSSSSSSSARVSKQQSFEMKFSKTHIHQHSVSAARTSSRSSAASFEAIYNKAKYLANAINPTVTILVRAVRADHKAQGYQATAYWDKPASRVQLILANLVEENHWRICADAVLLSYEKIMAKVAWGIDCKEFETKINVETGLVGKSSAMRLKFTWDKLPTSAKRYAKMLSDYLGNAAQLAGLEMSKAKNSLKQLKLTLALTSDKTLNVVLKTPKRTFYKLAVILPVYIPVGNTADELVAYQNSLSDKIIYVLTKANAAVCTIVNDKVTTFNERIFKNQMPESCSQVLAQDCTEDLKFIVLLKKDLASNKKQINVNIADIEVDLIPLNNNIIVKINGVILPTANLPYQHPTNKIQIKKLREGIALHAPSHGLQEVFLDANTLKVKVADWMKGQTCGLCGKADGEVREEYQTPNGRLASNSVSYAQSWVIPAESCRDLSKCYMKLESVKLEKQMILHGEESKCFSVEPVLRCLSGCTPLKTIPVTVGFHCLPADSNMSSTHLNNIYEKSEDLKENTEAHLACRCSAQCA